A window from Candidatus Bathyarchaeota archaeon encodes these proteins:
- a CDS encoding NAD(P)/FAD-dependent oxidoreductase — translation MEKFDVIVAGAGTGGCLAAKTAAKAGLKVCFIDIKNKKDIGKKICGDAIGKHHFDNLGLKEPAADELERVMEGIEVYSPDEQTSYVVKGEQLYGYILNRYRFGQRLVKEAVNAGAVLYDATQVLEPVIEQGFVCGVSTKNLKTGEKNVLRSSLVVEATGFFAAIRKKLKPEIAIDAKVANQDVEACYREIRQLKQPLDDPSLCQIYITQKIALGGYYWIFAEGGRKVNVGLGVAMTEGFPNPREQLYKHILSQPLFEDSSIVDKGAWFVPTRRPLDSMVGNGIIIVGDAACQVNPIHGGGMGPSMIAGASAGKTAAKALEKSDVSRRGLWDYNVEYIRNYGAKQAGLEILRALLQNMDDEELNYGMHNRLLTAEDVLKASLGEDVHFTISEKMRRAVRGVKKINMLVKLKSAVDSMNEVKAWYRNYPASPSGFEEWKTKAEEIFEKTITKLEK, via the coding sequence TTGGAAAAGTTTGACGTCATAGTTGCTGGTGCCGGAACAGGAGGGTGCTTAGCAGCTAAAACAGCAGCAAAAGCTGGGCTCAAAGTTTGCTTTATCGACATCAAGAACAAAAAAGACATTGGAAAGAAAATCTGTGGAGACGCCATAGGCAAACACCATTTTGACAACCTTGGCTTGAAAGAACCTGCTGCTGACGAGCTTGAACGGGTAATGGAAGGAATCGAAGTATATTCACCTGATGAGCAAACCAGTTACGTTGTCAAAGGTGAACAGTTGTATGGGTACATCCTGAACCGATACCGTTTCGGGCAAAGGCTGGTAAAAGAAGCAGTAAATGCAGGTGCTGTCTTGTATGATGCAACTCAAGTTTTAGAACCGGTGATAGAGCAAGGATTCGTATGCGGAGTCTCCACAAAAAACTTGAAAACTGGAGAAAAAAATGTGCTGCGAAGCTCCTTAGTAGTAGAGGCAACAGGCTTCTTTGCTGCTATTCGAAAGAAGTTGAAACCAGAAATCGCAATTGATGCCAAAGTAGCCAATCAAGACGTGGAAGCTTGTTATCGAGAAATACGGCAGCTGAAACAGCCTTTAGATGACCCTTCCCTTTGCCAAATCTACATCACTCAAAAAATAGCACTAGGCGGTTATTATTGGATTTTTGCAGAAGGCGGACGCAAGGTGAACGTAGGCTTAGGGGTAGCTATGACAGAAGGATTTCCGAATCCAAGAGAGCAACTTTACAAGCATATTCTTTCCCAACCACTGTTTGAAGATTCTTCAATAGTTGACAAGGGCGCGTGGTTTGTGCCTACTCGAAGACCACTAGACAGCATGGTGGGCAACGGCATTATTATTGTTGGCGACGCAGCGTGTCAAGTTAATCCAATTCATGGAGGCGGCATGGGACCATCAATGATAGCTGGTGCATCAGCAGGGAAGACAGCCGCAAAGGCTTTAGAAAAAAGTGACGTAAGCCGTAGGGGACTATGGGATTACAATGTAGAGTATATCAGGAACTATGGTGCGAAACAGGCGGGGTTAGAAATCCTTCGCGCACTTCTGCAGAACATGGATGATGAAGAACTCAACTATGGAATGCACAATAGGCTTCTAACTGCAGAAGACGTTTTGAAGGCGAGCTTGGGCGAGGATGTACACTTTACAATCAGCGAGAAAATGAGGAGAGCAGTCAGAGGGGTAAAGAAGATTAACATGCTTGTAAAATTGAAAAGCGCGGTAGACTCTATGAACGAAGTAAAAGCGTGGTACAGAAATTATCCAGCGTCGCCAAGCGGCTTTGAAGAATGGAAAACGAAGGCCGAAGAGATATTTGAGAAAACCATAACGAAACTCGAAAAGTAA
- a CDS encoding cysteine hydrolase → MKNPAVIVIDMLNDFVTGKLRSERADKTIKPLKKLVKAARELGIPVIYSNDAHYHMDTEVVHKWGEHAIKGTPGAEVIPELRPKEKDFIVEKRTYSGFYETGLEPLLRNLYNGESVKTVILGGLHTNICVRHTSADAFFRGYKIIIAEDGVEALTREAHEEGLKYLKDIYNAEIKTVDEIIKGFEK, encoded by the coding sequence GTGAAGAACCCAGCAGTCATAGTAATCGACATGCTAAACGATTTTGTCACAGGCAAGTTACGATCAGAACGAGCAGATAAAACAATTAAACCTCTGAAAAAACTTGTGAAAGCAGCCAGAGAACTTGGAATTCCTGTAATATATTCAAATGACGCTCACTATCATATGGATACAGAAGTTGTCCACAAATGGGGAGAACACGCTATAAAAGGCACTCCAGGCGCAGAAGTTATTCCAGAACTGCGGCCAAAGGAAAAAGATTTCATTGTTGAAAAAAGAACATATAGCGGCTTCTACGAAACCGGTCTCGAACCACTGCTGAGAAACCTCTACAACGGAGAAAGTGTGAAAACCGTGATCTTAGGCGGGTTGCATACAAACATTTGCGTTAGACACACTAGCGCTGACGCCTTTTTCCGAGGCTACAAGATAATCATAGCCGAAGACGGAGTTGAAGCCTTAACAAGAGAAGCCCACGAGGAAGGATTAAAGTACTTAAAAGATATTTACAATGCTGAAATAAAAACGGTTGATGAGATAATAAAGGGATTTGAAAAATAG
- a CDS encoding CPBP family glutamic-type intramembrane protease — MLASIIMALVHLPQRIFMIGLNPLQALVSAASLIPFSLFAGYLMIRTQNIIGPTVVHTTANWIDVL, encoded by the coding sequence ATCCTAGCAAGCATCATTATGGCTCTCGTCCATCTTCCTCAAAGGATATTCATGATAGGGTTAAACCCATTACAGGCACTAGTGTCTGCAGCATCGCTAATACCATTCTCACTTTTCGCAGGATACTTGATGATAAGAACACAAAACATCATAGGACCTACGGTTGTACACACAACAGCAAATTGGATAGACGTACTATAG
- a CDS encoding MGMT family protein, whose protein sequence is MPKRSWSEKLKDSKDLPKVEKITDKMSKRWGTGTVAIPAPIEVDEMMKKVPKGNLITLNEIRIALAKKHNATIGCPLTTGIFAWIAANAAEEEKEKGRKDTTPYWRTLKTGGVVNPKYPGGVEAQRNLLESEGHKVVQKGKKYVVVDYEKSLVEI, encoded by the coding sequence TTGCCAAAAAGAAGCTGGTCTGAAAAGTTGAAAGACAGCAAAGATCTGCCAAAAGTGGAAAAAATCACCGATAAGATGAGCAAAAGGTGGGGCACGGGGACAGTAGCCATCCCTGCACCTATAGAAGTTGACGAGATGATGAAAAAAGTGCCTAAAGGAAATCTTATAACCCTAAACGAAATTCGCATCGCCCTTGCCAAAAAGCATAATGCAACAATCGGATGTCCTTTAACCACAGGCATCTTTGCTTGGATTGCAGCCAACGCCGCTGAGGAAGAAAAAGAGAAGGGTAGGAAAGACACTACACCTTACTGGCGCACCCTAAAAACAGGCGGGGTCGTAAATCCAAAATATCCTGGTGGGGTAGAAGCACAAAGAAATCTTCTAGAAAGCGAAGGTCATAAAGTGGTCCAAAAAGGTAAAAAATACGTTGTCGTAGACTACGAAAAGTCATTGGTGGAAATCTAA
- a CDS encoding aldehyde ferredoxin oxidoreductase — MRGYAGKFLEIDLSNRNIKETKFPDEVLRDYIGGRGLATKVLWNRLGRKWETVDPLGPDNILLVLTGPFTGYFPGTKVCVSGKSPQSNGVIGSTVAGEFGVDLKCAGYDGLIITRKAEKPCYIFICDNQIEIKDASPIWGKKARETLRFLVRKSIEEIKDVRPNYGEVKEPSILYIGPAGENKTRVAAVVAKYAHAAGYGGYGGVMGAKNLKAIVAKGFGPVPDVYDKEKTLNLAKGFSEWNFERERFRRWGTGGGGYFFGAETSSEPVRNWQNEWHDKESYKGEEFDKYWVKKNWGDFGCPTTCLKLAVLKTGRFKGAICDNPDYELEAYLGTNLGIFTPEENIYLSYLSNELGLCGIQGGAVLGFAAELYEKGILTKEDLDGIEPEWGNVEAFIALAEKVASRQGIGDVLAEGVYRAALKLGEVKGVNLLKYAIHEKGVAIGAHGVRSGKDFIAKNIAYACSVQAGDHTSTASLPLDQGHGELSSIMADSAVYCVFAAFGIEDIKMFNFYEAVTGWKLTKKEWYK; from the coding sequence ATGAGAGGTTACGCCGGAAAATTCTTGGAAATAGACCTTTCCAACAGGAACATCAAGGAAACGAAGTTTCCAGACGAAGTTCTAAGAGATTATATCGGCGGAAGAGGCTTAGCCACAAAAGTATTATGGAATAGACTTGGCAGAAAATGGGAAACAGTAGATCCACTCGGCCCAGATAATATCCTACTTGTGCTTACAGGTCCCTTCACAGGATATTTCCCCGGAACAAAGGTATGTGTTTCTGGAAAGTCGCCTCAAAGCAATGGTGTAATAGGCTCAACAGTTGCAGGCGAGTTTGGAGTAGACTTAAAATGCGCAGGTTATGACGGTTTAATAATAACTAGAAAAGCAGAAAAGCCATGCTACATATTTATATGCGACAACCAAATCGAAATTAAAGACGCCTCGCCCATCTGGGGCAAAAAAGCAAGGGAAACCCTACGTTTTCTAGTCAGAAAATCAATCGAAGAAATTAAAGATGTTCGGCCAAACTACGGAGAAGTAAAGGAACCTTCAATTCTCTATATTGGACCAGCCGGAGAAAATAAAACTAGGGTTGCAGCTGTCGTCGCTAAGTATGCACATGCAGCTGGTTACGGCGGATACGGTGGAGTAATGGGAGCTAAAAACCTGAAAGCAATAGTCGCAAAGGGATTTGGTCCAGTGCCAGACGTATATGATAAGGAAAAAACGCTGAATCTAGCCAAAGGCTTTTCTGAATGGAATTTTGAAAGGGAAAGGTTTAGACGCTGGGGAACTGGAGGAGGAGGCTACTTCTTTGGAGCCGAAACAAGTTCTGAACCTGTCAGAAACTGGCAGAATGAATGGCATGACAAGGAAAGCTACAAGGGAGAAGAATTTGACAAGTACTGGGTTAAGAAAAACTGGGGAGACTTTGGCTGTCCGACGACGTGTCTAAAGCTTGCAGTGCTGAAAACTGGAAGGTTTAAGGGAGCGATATGCGACAATCCAGACTACGAACTTGAAGCCTATTTGGGAACAAACCTTGGGATATTCACCCCAGAAGAGAACATCTACCTATCCTATCTTAGTAACGAGCTTGGCTTATGTGGAATTCAAGGTGGAGCAGTCCTAGGATTCGCAGCGGAACTCTACGAGAAAGGAATATTAACAAAAGAAGATTTAGATGGAATAGAACCTGAATGGGGAAATGTCGAAGCCTTCATAGCTCTCGCTGAGAAAGTAGCCTCTAGGCAGGGAATCGGTGATGTCCTAGCCGAGGGAGTCTATCGGGCAGCCTTAAAGCTTGGAGAAGTGAAAGGTGTCAATCTGCTCAAGTATGCCATTCACGAAAAGGGCGTAGCCATAGGAGCGCATGGGGTTAGAAGCGGAAAAGACTTCATTGCAAAAAACATTGCCTACGCGTGCTCAGTCCAGGCCGGAGACCACACATCAACAGCTTCTCTACCACTTGACCAAGGCCATGGCGAACTATCCTCAATAATGGCTGACTCAGCTGTCTACTGCGTCTTCGCCGCATTCGGAATTGAAGACATAAAAATGTTCAACTTTTACGAGGCAGTAACAGGATGGAAACTAACAAAAAAGGAATGGTATAAGG
- a CDS encoding TIGR00289 family protein, with amino-acid sequence MRVAVLISGGKDSALALHRALQEEYDVKFLVTMIPQRDDSWMFHYLNIHLADLFAEAAGIHLVKEETAGVKEEELKDLKRVLATLDIEGVISGAVASQYQKQRIDKICEELGLNSIAPLWKMNPLKLLEELVNLKFKAIITGVYAHGFNKNWLGKQIDTDTIDALEDLNRKYHISLIGEGGEYETLVLDAPFFKKKIDLVETEVIWKGQNGYLLAKKACLTEKNTP; translated from the coding sequence ATGCGTGTTGCAGTGTTGATTAGCGGAGGAAAAGATTCAGCTTTGGCGCTTCACCGCGCCTTACAAGAAGAATATGATGTAAAGTTCTTAGTGACAATGATACCACAAAGAGATGACAGTTGGATGTTTCACTACCTGAATATTCACTTAGCCGACTTGTTTGCAGAAGCTGCAGGCATCCATCTAGTAAAGGAAGAAACAGCGGGGGTTAAAGAAGAAGAACTGAAAGATTTGAAACGTGTACTAGCCACATTAGACATAGAAGGCGTGATATCTGGAGCAGTAGCTTCTCAATATCAAAAGCAGCGAATTGACAAAATCTGCGAGGAGCTAGGTCTCAATTCGATTGCACCACTTTGGAAAATGAACCCTCTGAAACTTCTGGAAGAACTAGTTAATCTGAAGTTCAAAGCTATAATAACTGGCGTCTACGCCCACGGCTTCAACAAAAACTGGTTAGGAAAACAGATAGACACAGACACTATAGATGCTCTTGAAGACCTAAACCGAAAATATCACATTTCACTCATAGGTGAAGGCGGCGAATATGAAACACTAGTTCTAGACGCACCCTTTTTCAAGAAAAAAATCGACCTAGTGGAAACAGAAGTAATCTGGAAAGGCCAAAACGGATATTTACTCGCAAAAAAGGCATGTCTAACAGAGAAAAATACACCTTAA
- a CDS encoding 4Fe-4S dicluster domain-containing protein produces MSRSNQVWVKRNYENCSGCRRCEIACSLYHEGKIWPEASRIRVFMLVPGVEIPHLCFQCEGYPCVEVCPTEVLSVNNQTGAINVDASKCTACGLCIKACPGNVPHLHPEGNYIVICDLCGGKPKCVKACQEGRWNTLLIPREKEVSYKTLAKTPLELTHEVAKQIFGGETAKEVID; encoded by the coding sequence ATGAGTCGAAGCAACCAAGTTTGGGTCAAGCGAAACTATGAGAATTGTAGCGGATGCAGGAGATGCGAAATTGCCTGTTCGCTCTATCATGAAGGGAAAATTTGGCCTGAAGCTTCAAGAATAAGAGTTTTCATGCTTGTCCCAGGAGTTGAGATTCCCCATTTGTGCTTTCAATGCGAGGGTTACCCATGTGTTGAAGTATGCCCAACAGAGGTCCTATCCGTAAACAATCAAACTGGGGCAATAAACGTAGATGCTTCAAAGTGTACTGCATGCGGTCTATGCATAAAGGCTTGCCCGGGAAATGTTCCGCATCTCCATCCAGAAGGAAACTACATTGTTATCTGTGACCTATGCGGTGGAAAGCCAAAATGCGTCAAAGCATGCCAAGAAGGTCGATGGAACACTTTGCTTATTCCAAGAGAAAAAGAAGTCTCCTATAAGACCTTAGCCAAAACACCCCTTGAACTCACACATGAAGTTGCCAAGCAAATTTTTGGAGGAGAAACCGCAAAAGAGGTTATAGACTGA